Proteins from one Halopseudomonas pelagia genomic window:
- the fliH gene encoding flagellar assembly protein FliH has protein sequence MPESGKRPAATAERTKDSELLRGGELAGFARWDMPSFDAAPHHVPIEREEQPEESAEDAALAAEAELQEQGPKPYTVEELEQIREEAYNEGFATGEKDGFHSGQLKGQQEAKVKLDARMDELEKVMVQLLEPMREQDDQIEDMLLKLVETMVREVIQRELKIDSSQITAVLRGALKALPMGAENIRIYLNPADFDAAKALRERHEEKWRLLEDEQLMPGGCRIETEHSQLDATLETRLQQITMQLFEQQREQRVRPPEPDITLTETGQESASAADPESNDEPA, from the coding sequence GTGCCGGAGTCAGGAAAGCGTCCCGCAGCCACCGCAGAGCGGACCAAGGACAGCGAGCTGCTGCGCGGCGGTGAACTCGCCGGTTTCGCCCGTTGGGACATGCCCAGCTTCGACGCGGCGCCCCACCATGTGCCGATTGAACGTGAAGAACAGCCTGAAGAATCGGCTGAGGATGCTGCGCTTGCGGCGGAGGCCGAACTCCAGGAGCAGGGCCCTAAACCCTATACGGTAGAAGAGCTCGAACAGATCCGCGAGGAAGCCTACAACGAAGGTTTCGCCACCGGCGAGAAGGATGGCTTCCACTCCGGCCAGCTCAAGGGCCAGCAGGAGGCAAAGGTTAAGCTGGACGCGCGCATGGACGAGCTGGAAAAGGTCATGGTGCAGTTGCTCGAGCCGATGCGCGAGCAGGATGACCAGATTGAGGACATGCTGCTCAAACTGGTTGAAACCATGGTCCGGGAAGTTATCCAGCGCGAGCTGAAGATTGATTCCAGCCAGATCACCGCGGTGTTGCGTGGTGCTCTCAAGGCGCTGCCGATGGGCGCCGAGAATATTCGTATTTATCTCAACCCCGCCGATTTCGATGCTGCCAAGGCATTGCGCGAGCGCCATGAAGAAAAATGGCGGTTGCTGGAAGATGAGCAACTGATGCCCGGCGGCTGCCGGATTGAAACCGAGCACAGCCAACTGGACGCAACGCTGGAAACCCGCCTGCAACAGATCACGATGCAGCTTTTTGAGCAACAGCGCGAACAGCGTGTGCGCCCGCCGGAGCCAGATATCACCCTGACGGAGACCGGCCAGGAGTCTGCATCTGCAGCAGATCCGGAGAGCAACGATGAGCCGGCTTGA
- the fliI gene encoding flagellar protein export ATPase FliI — MSRLERISFAKRLATYPNALTLPHEPVVEGRLIRMVGLTLEAEGCKAPVGSRCVVISDTPQGGRTQIEAEVMGFSGSKIYLMPVDSLQGVQPGARVVPSKGGGKLPMGNAMLGRVVDGIGRPLDGKGDFKADDWVDLNGPVINPLKRHPIDETLDVGIRTINSLLTVGRGQRLGLFAGSGVGKSVLLGMMTRFTEADITIVGLVGERGREVKEFIEQILGEKGMARSVVVASPADDAPLMRLRAAMYCTRIAEYFRDQGKNVLLLMDSLTRFAQAQREIALAIGEPPATKGYPPSVFAKLPQLVERAGNAEQGGGSITAFYTVLSEGDDQQDPIADASRAILDGHVVLSRRLAEEGHYPAIDIEASISRAMPQIVSDEYLQKAQQFKQLYARYQQSRDLISVGAYSAGSDPLTDKAMEKMPEMQAFLRQGLQVKVNLPDSQKSLEQLISHE; from the coding sequence ATGAGCCGGCTTGAACGCATCAGTTTCGCCAAGCGCCTGGCCACTTACCCTAACGCCTTAACCTTGCCCCACGAGCCTGTAGTAGAGGGTCGGCTGATCCGTATGGTCGGCCTGACCCTGGAAGCTGAAGGCTGCAAGGCGCCGGTGGGCAGCCGCTGCGTGGTGATCAGTGATACCCCGCAGGGCGGGCGTACGCAGATCGAAGCGGAAGTGATGGGCTTTTCCGGCAGCAAGATTTATCTGATGCCGGTCGACAGCTTGCAAGGTGTGCAGCCCGGCGCCCGCGTCGTGCCGTCCAAGGGCGGTGGCAAGTTACCCATGGGCAACGCGATGCTTGGCCGGGTAGTTGACGGCATTGGCCGGCCGCTGGACGGCAAGGGCGATTTCAAGGCTGATGACTGGGTGGACCTGAATGGGCCGGTGATCAATCCGCTCAAGCGCCACCCGATTGACGAGACACTGGATGTAGGCATTCGCACCATCAACAGTCTCTTGACGGTCGGGCGCGGCCAGCGGCTGGGTCTGTTTGCCGGTAGCGGCGTCGGCAAGAGCGTGTTGCTGGGGATGATGACGCGTTTTACTGAAGCGGATATCACCATTGTCGGCCTGGTCGGTGAGCGCGGCCGTGAGGTCAAGGAGTTCATTGAGCAGATTCTCGGAGAGAAGGGTATGGCCCGCTCAGTGGTCGTCGCCTCGCCGGCGGATGACGCACCCCTGATGCGCCTGCGCGCCGCCATGTACTGCACGCGCATCGCCGAATATTTTCGCGACCAGGGCAAGAACGTATTGTTGCTGATGGATTCGCTGACGCGTTTCGCCCAGGCCCAGCGGGAGATCGCCCTGGCCATCGGCGAGCCGCCAGCGACCAAGGGCTATCCGCCGTCGGTATTTGCCAAGCTGCCGCAACTGGTAGAGCGGGCGGGTAATGCCGAGCAGGGCGGTGGCTCGATAACCGCTTTCTATACCGTATTGTCCGAGGGCGACGATCAGCAGGATCCGATTGCTGACGCTTCGCGCGCCATCCTCGACGGCCACGTGGTGTTATCACGTCGATTGGCCGAGGAGGGGCATTATCCAGCGATTGATATCGAAGCCTCAATCAGCCGGGCCATGCCGCAGATCGTCAGCGACGAGTACCTGCAAAAGGCCCAGCAATTCAAGCAGCTTTACGCCCGCTACCAGCAAAGCCGCGATCTGATCAGCGTGGGTGCCTATTCTGCCGGGTCCGATCCGCTGACCGACAAGGCCATGGAGAAAATGCCGGAAATGCAGGCCTTTCTGCGCCAGGGGCTGCAGGTCAAGGTCAACC